Genomic segment of Arachis stenosperma cultivar V10309 chromosome 4, arast.V10309.gnm1.PFL2, whole genome shotgun sequence:
TGGGAGCTTCCAAATCCCTTGTATCATAGGGGAAATCACAATGGAGAAGGCTTtatgtgatctaggagctagcataaatctGATGTCCTTAGCAATGATGAGAAAAATGAGGATTGAGGAggccaaaccaacaagaatggccctGCAACTAGCAGACCGATCATTCAAGTTTTCTCACGGAATAGTAGAAGATTTgttggtgaaggtgggagaCTTTATCTTTCCAGCAGACTTCGTAGTATTGGACATGGAGGAAGGAGCTAAGACCTCTATCATCTTGGGAAGGCCAttcttggccactgctagagccatcattgatgtccaaaagggtgaGCTTGTCCCTAGACTGCATGAGGAAAAAATGATATTCAATATGTTCAACGCCATGAGCTACCCACAAGACTCACTGGGAGAATGTATGAGGTTGAACTCAGTGGATACTATGGTGCAAGAGactcttgaagaagaagaacttgAGAGGTTAACAGAAGAAGAGAAATCAGCATCAAGCGAAGAGGTTGCAACAGCTGAAATTCACGTTCATGGCACACTAAAGGggaagaataaaagaaaagaagcatCCAAACTTGAATTAAAGGCACTACCGCCCActctcaagtatgcatacttaGGAGATAATGAAAGCTAtccagtgatcataaattcAGCCCTCAGC
This window contains:
- the LOC130975168 gene encoding uncharacterized protein LOC130975168, whose translation is MTKKRSWKNNEAVVLTEECSAIIQHKLPQKLKDPGSFQIPCIIGEITMEKALCDLGASINLMSLAMMRKMRIEEAKPTRMALQLADRSFKFSHGIVEDLLVKVGDFIFPADFVVLDMEEGAKTSIILGRPFLATARAIIDVQKGELVPRLHEEKMIFNMFNAMSYPQDSLGECMRLNSVDTMVQETLEEEELERLTEEEKSASSEEVATAEIHVHGTLKGKNKRKEASKLELKALPPTLKYAYLGDNESYPVIINSALSQEQEEELLQVLQKHKDAIG